A stretch of DNA from Anopheles ziemanni chromosome 3, idAnoZiCoDA_A2_x.2, whole genome shotgun sequence:
GCCTTTCGGTCGCGCTGAACTGCGGTTTTCGTCCGAGCGGCAGCGACGCGACCGGGGAAGGTCGGGGAGGCTTTGTGTTGCGCTGGCGGAAGGATGGGAAAGTCATACGGAAGTGGGATAACACGGGCGGGGATGCGATGGAGGACGACACGCTGGACGGAACCACCGAAAGCAGCAGCTCCTCGTCCATGTTCCGGGATGATGGTAAGTGTTTGCGTTGGACGAAAAGTTACCGGGAAgtcttaaaataaattaatgaacaaatgtaaagaaaggcattttttaatgttttttaaaccCGGAATTTTCAAACCTCAATCTTTCATCAATTATCCTAGGACCAATaatattttttggttttcttctattgttaaactgttgaaatgaacataaaaaagaCGTAATATTGGTAATACTTCATAAAGTAAAGTGTATCAAGGAGATATTGTCAATAATTTGGAAAACAATTCTATGTTAACTCTAACATCCGGAACTTTTCAACTAGATTTCCTTGTGCCGTACAGCAGTAAAAATAATCCTCACCCTTGTTAGTTTCTAGAACAACCCGCTGTAATGCTAACGTCATTAATTTCTAGCAATTCTGATTGTTATTATattcaaatgtgttttcctATTCTTATCACACCTTTCTCCATTTTTGATCACCCTTTTTCGCGTATTCAACATCACATCACATTTTCATTCGAACTTGTTGcttcgaaaaatcgagatagTATAATATGCGGGAGTTAGTTTTAAAGCTAGTTTGTATTTGTTCTAATATTTGTTTCCACtttagtttaaattaaactctTATTTAAATGTGATTTTTCTCTTAAGTTACTTTCATGACTCTTATTTCTATACGATGAAAGTAATTACGAGGATTCCTCGTGTACATTAATACTTAAATTATTAGGATGagaatgataatgatgataaaaatcaacaatagTAAAAATAGTGGAGTGGTGTTATCCAAAAGCTGTGTTACGGACTTGAAAATACAGTCATTTTTCTTAGCGACACTACTAACAGTGTTCCATTAATGTAATTCATTCTAGTAAAGATAAATCTAGCTAAATAGCAGACAGGAAAAGAtatcaaaaataaacagaCCAATCTCAGGCAACTCAAAAGTTCAGAACTCCGGCTGAAGCCAAAGCCAAACCATTAATAAGCATAAGCTCATCCGATTCGCCATTCTGCTCGGCGCAAAAGCGGATAGCGGCGAGTGAGAAAGTTTCCGCGTGACCAACACCGTGGTGGCCATTCTTCATCtcttcctccccctcccatTCCGTTTCATTCATGGCTTCATGgttctctcttcctctctcctCTGCAGCCCGCATCTACATCGACCGGACGAACGGATCGCTCGTGATCGGCCAGACAGTGGCCGGCGACGAAGGAAGCTACGACTGCCAGATAACGAACAATGCGAGCGACTTTCTGCTTACCTCGATGCCGGCGGAATTGCAAATCATCTGTAAGTGTGGAGCTGGTGGCGGACGACGGGTCGTTCGTTCGGATGGGTGGCAAAGATAATCCCGACGGATGTTTCGTTCCgcgggttcttttttttcctgtgtgttgcttttttatgtttgcttcTGTGAATCCATTTCGCAACATCAAAGCCTTTTGCGAACCCGTCGGTCTCCAGTGGTGGGTGTCCACTGGTTTGGAGATAAAATTGTGAATTAATGtatgaataatttttttgaatCAAACCCTGATAAGTATAAGAACCCGCGTGAGATCGAAGACGGTAGAGAGGGATTTAGTAGAATAATAATGGATCTTTCAAGAAGAAATCTTTTTCGTGAAGAACTTTTTGAAATCATCCTAGAGCTTTAGATTGAACTGGTTCAAATGGGCAAACAATGCACATGGTACCGTTTTACCTAAAGTTGTTTACTCAGTGCTGATTCACATATCTCGGTTTTCTCTTGAGATATCAGATATCACGTCAGTTGTTTGAAgccgcttttctttttgtaattTCCCAAACTATGATACCTCTCTAATACCCTGCgctcttcttcctcctttgCAGCCAACCTTCGCTTTACACCCAAGCCGCCAACCACCAAGAACCTGGAGCTCGGTTCGGTCGCGAAGATTCACTGCAAGGTGCAGGGCAGACCGACCCCGACGGTTCACTGGACGTCCGGGTTGGACCGGGGCGAGCTGCCGGAATCGATCGAAGACGTCAACGGGACGCTAGTGTTCCGCAACGTGTCCGCCGAGCACCGGGGTAACTACTCGTGCGTGGCCACCAACAGCCAGGGCGAGATCCGGGCGACGGTGTCGGTGAATGTGGTCATCGCACCGAAGTTCGAAGTCGCTCCGGAGGGTTCGGCACAGGTGGCCGAGCTCGGTACGGTGCAGTTCCACTGCGTTGCGACTGGTGACCCCCGGCCGACCATCCAGTGGGACAAGGACCTGCAGTACCTGCACGCGCCGGCTGCGCAGACGAACGCCACTGCCGAGGAGGAACGCTACCGGATACTGGAGAACGGCACACTCGTGCTGACCGAGGTACACCTGGAGGACGAGGGACGGTACGGGTGCACCATTGGCAACAGTGCCGGATTGAAGCGGGAAGAGGTTCACCTCATCGTGCGCCGTAAGTTTTTGTCCCTCATTTCGTAGCTCGCGAAGTGTTTCTAAGAAACTTCAATAAACCTCCCGAATTGTTTCGTAATGAAGATTGAGAATCCAAGAACTCCAGAAATAGCAAGAATCCATTTGTATTACCCAATTCCAAGatacttttaaatttaatttatgttttctcaTAAGTTACGATTCTATGAGTTTAAagtattcaaacaacttctGCTATTTCTGATATGATTTTGACGAGTGTAATTCTACcgcaaataattgaaatgattCGTGGTTGAAAGGCACATCTAGGAAAGGctagtttatattttaaatattattatcaGCATTTGCACTTCAGATAACATTAGTTGAATTCTtatgaaaatattgaaaattaaaaaaaaaagattgtaaaGTTATAATTACTCAACTCAGACTGgtccggtagttctagtgttaaaaagaTAAATCTATAAGTTACTAGGTTGTATTTGATCAAAATATGACATGTAAAAACGTCTTAATCATCAAAATCAATTACTTCTGGCGTAATTGGattggttttattatttatcgaTTATGAATTGTTTAACTCCAAAGCAACATCATTTTAACTCCAAATGGTTGAAAACGTTGTCTCATTGCAATGTGTTTAATTGTTCGCTTGTTCATTTGCAGCGGCTGACGGAATCGCAATGCCAGAAGAATCACCCGAGGACGGTTTCCTGATCACTCGTGCCGTCCTGATCACCATGTCGGTGGCGTTCGCGTACATCATCCTCGTTGTGGGGCTCATGATCTGGTGCCGGCATCGTCGAGCGGCTCGCAAGGCCCGCCTGAACCTCGGCTCATCGAAGGAGAACGGTGGAGGTGACGTCGATTTGAAGAATTGTGAGATTGAACCGTGCCTGCCGGACAAATCATCTGCCGGTGCGGGTGAAAATGGAACCGCGGGCTCTTCGTCCGGTCGTGGCAAAAAGCTGAAGAACGGCTCGGCCGGCGGAGGCAAGGAGCAGCAGCACGGTGGCGATAAAAGCGACGACACGGTCAACTCGAACAAGTCGAAAAAGTCCTCCGGATCGGGTGGATCGTTGTTGGAGCAGCTGACCGTACCGCGGGCGTCCGTGGTCGATCTGCTGCAGATCGGAAAGTGTGACTTTGGTGATGTACTGATTGGAAAGATCCGCGAGAACGATTGCCGGTTGCCGCCACCGAAGGAAAGCGCCACACAGGAGCCCGTAACGGGGGATGAGGTTGGTCCGGGGGGTAGCGCCGAGGTTAGTACCGAGAACGAGCGGAAAAGTGTCGGACGGAAGCCATCGAATGAGGAGCTTAACGCAATCCGACCCGAGAACGATTACAAGCCAGTGATGGTGAAGGCCTTGACGAAGGTAAAGGACGAACACTGTTGCTCGGAGTTCCGCCGCCAGTTGGAACTCTTCCGCACCGTATCGCATCGTAATGTGGTGCAGCTGTTTGGACTCTGCAGGGACAAGGATCCTCACTACCTTCTGCTAGAGTACACCGATTGGGTAAGGTCGAACTAACCATCAATAAAAAGGGACGCGGGTTTAATAAGGTTTTCCTTTATCATTCCACAGGGCGATCTGAAGCAGTTCCTCCTGGCAACGTCACCAAACACCCCGCCGAACGGAACCGTAGACAAGAAGGACGCCTCCAAACCGCCGCCACTAAACATACCACAGATTCTCGCCCTCGCCCACCAGATTGGACGCGGAATGGACGCGATCTACAAGGCTCGCATTATTCACAAGTAAGTGAACAATTAGCTTTCAGGTTGAAGGACATCCAAGACGAGAATACCCCTTTAATACGTAAATATTCACTTTCTCAAGGGACCTGGCGACACGGAACTGCATCATCAGTAGTGACTTTTCGGCAAAGATCTCACTACCAGCGTTGGCACGGGACAAGTACAGCAAGGAGTACTGCAAGCACCGGAACCAGCTACTACCGGTACGCTGGATGGCACCGGAGTGCTTCCAGGAGGACGACCATTCGATCAAGAGCGACATCTTCTCGTTCGCTGTCCTCGTCTGGGAACTGTTTACCAACGCGATCGAGCTGCCCCAGAAGGATCTTACCGATGAGGAGGTGATTTCCGGTGCCCTGACCGGCAAACTTGAGTGGAAGGTGGCCGAAAGTACGCCGGAAGCGTTGCACAAGATTTTGGTACGTAGAGACGTGGTTTGAAGAGCAGTAGTGAAATATAAACTAACCTAACAACTTTCTTTCCACTGCAGACATCCTGCTGGTCGGCGAACGCGAAAGAGCGTCCCTCATTTAGCCAGCTGGTCGTCGCCATCGGGAACTGCCTACAGAGCGAGTACCCCAAGGAACCGTCGTCGGATTGAAGCGACCCCCGGTCGTTCTCAAATCAAGCAATCAAGCACTCACCGTGCACCGGCGGTGGCCACATCTAACTGAATCGTAATCTTATACAACGAGGTATTATTCTGGTGCATctctttttttgtattataACTTATTGCTGCTGAAAAGGCAGGAAAACGACGCAGCTAGCGAACGAACACAGTTTATCATTGATAATATTATATTACGGTCATTTATTGCATTTAACTCCGCGTAAGCGAAGGGCCAAGTCTACCAATGAAGCATTTACACCCAACGGAGAAACGCGATCTCGCGCCCCAAGTGAAAAACAGTGAATCCAAAGCCCTCTTTAAACGATACCAACTTTCACTAACTACTGTCAAACGCTTTTAAATCTCGAACTCAAATTAACGCAGCAACGAATGATATATTTCTCGTTGCCATGGTAATTTGAGTTCACAAGTAttaagcaagccgtagacgttacatattaatctgcacagatgtttgacgtctacagcctttccttagctatttccaacatctctcgagatattcgggatatctggagggatgtttgacagacgatgggtacgagagaacaaaggaaatctgtagacgtcaaagatctgcacagattaatatgtgacgtctacagccagcTTTAGATCCAAGAAGTGTTTGACAGTGAGCGTATAGTAAAAATTGCTACCGTTTAAGACGGGCCAAAGATGGAAGAGATTATTTAGAAATTATGTGAACGAAACACAGGACTTTGCATTGGAAAATGCGTAAAAGTAATAATGTGTCGTTTGGAAAGGATTCTTTTTTccaggaaggaaaattatattaaatataTCAATGTCAGCCAGCGAGTACTTCTTACGCAAGACTTACTATCGAACCCCGTCTGCTTTCGACGCCGACCCCTTTATACATAAATCGTATATTATCGCGGAATGGCAGCAGCAAACAGTAAGAAATAAAAGGGACAAAAACGCAACAGGAGGATGGTTCGATTATAAATGAATCGCACGTATTGGATAAGTTAGGTAGCATCTATATACACTTATTAACCGCAAATATTTATACACACAACTTTTGCTCCCATTCGAGGAAGATGCTAGTAGGGaaaaggagaaggaaaaagaggATACCCGTGGTGGCATCAGGAACGTGAGGTAGTGGAGGGTTTACTAAACTAGAATACAATTCTTACTGAATCTACACGCGATTATccattttgaaaaaacatCGATACTGCCAGTTCTTAACACTGCCCACATGTGGAACCGAACGAAAGCACAGTATATGCCGGCCATCATCAATATCGTCGATAAATTAACCAACCGTTcatcaaaatcatgaaacacacacacactaccaTCTTACCACATCTTTATCTAATCAAGCATACATAATATTGTTCGCTTTTTGAACGTGAATGAAGTCTTTAAACATCACCCTCTAATAGATGCGAGCCCACTAGTAAGTTCGCTGGGATAACGCTGGGAAAGTGCGTCCATCCACCAGCCAGGGAAAGATGGTATCTTCTTGTATCCATGGGATTCATCTTCAAAGGAACTAGTACGATATAGACATACTCTCATTGAAAAAGCCATAATGACAAAAACACAGAACTCAACCGCTTGTTGGTGTTGAAACTCGTCCAAGCACAACGCGTTCGAGATACATTTTGCTTCTACCCTCCGCTTATCAGCATCGGCAGTTCGGCGTTGGAGTGCTTGCCTATTCGAGCGATAATCGTGCTATTATAGCTAACTTATATTAGAACTATTACCCGTTAAAGAGAAGTCAAGAAAACAAGGACACCGTAAAAGGGTGGATGCAAACAAACAGGCGGTTCCCGTGGAACGTGTGTAATGGGACAACAATTCATCGAACCAGCATTGCATTTAATAAGAGTTTCCCGTTTGGTAAATACTTGTATTCCTCCCGGGAGACCCTTTTTCGTCAAACCCAACGAATGATTATTATATGAAATAGAGGAAAACAACTTCAAAGCATTTCTTTCggtatttaaaacaaattgactCACTTTTGCCATTTCTCGTTTGTACATAAGTAGAAGGAAGCTATACGCACttcatgaaacaaaaatttcctCGTTTCTGCTCTATCCTCTTGCCCTCTAGAAAGTATTCTAAAGTGAAATTAATTGCATTTAATTAGAGTTTAGTGGCGTAATATAAATTACTTAAAATCTTGAAAAAGATGGCATCAAAGCTAAGTGATTAAGTCGGATCAATAATTTTCCACTTATGTTTATACAAATGGTTTGCgtagaaagatagaaaaagaGTTTCACGTTGCACTTCCCACTCCTCAAAACCTCAACAGAGCTTCCCCCGAAatcaacgaacaaaaaatttcCCCAAGAATTTAGAGCAAGTAAGCGAGTGTAAAGCCCATTTTGAACGATAGAAACCTTTGCTTAATTTTCTCAGACACTTGTAAATTACCATGGCAACATGTGAAATACTTCATAAGTATCTGACAATTAGGTTTATGGGAAAACTGCTATCGTTTAAAAACGGCGAAACGAAGACGAACCGTTTGCAATGGATTGTTTCGGAAggaaattttattgcaaaaatacaagaaaatctAGTCATATATAATTTTGCTGCCCACTGATATTCATAGATCGAACAACAATAACGATAAATGATTGATAAATGAAAAAGGCCATAGGTTCGGACTTCCGAAACGAACAATGAGTGTTCAGAAAAGGATTAATTTTTGCAGTTCTTTTTCACCTTCGAAACAAATTGTTACGTTGGGAAGGGGGGCAAAGAATGCACGACAGTTTTCAAATGAGATTAGTTTAAGTATCGAGCGCGCGTTAGGTTTCATGTTTGACCCGGAAAGCATTTAGCCGCACCACGATCGGTTTTGCGTTCGTTTCAGGAACGATCGGTTACGTAGTAGTAAGCTTGTAAGAGATTTAATTTAACCTATACGGAATAGCAGCCCGCCCGCCCCTCCCCCCGTAGGGTATAAtattaaacataatttatgaaattgaggcggaaaaaagaacaactaATTACACAGTGAAAACCATGCGATCAACTTCCACCCAAGTAATAGAGAAATGGCGGTCCCATCGACCGTGCGGCGTGTGTTAAGGTGAGAAAAAATAGCTCTAAGCATTCAAAAATCGCAAAACGTGATGTGGtaaagaaatcaataaaatttaatactaTGGAAAAGTGGCGTTCTTCAAAAGGGGTGGGAAAACATCCGAACAAAGTTTTACAAGACAAACCGAATCTGGGGAACCTTATTCgtgtgggaaaaggaaaatcaatgaAGACTTGATTGAACAAATTGTACGTTTCCCGGAGGGGGTCTCTTTTGCTTTATTGATCAGTAACACTAACGTCCACGTTGGCTTCTTCCCGACTCACCGACTCCTCGACAGCAGGATTCACGTTCATATCGGCCACCTGCTTGATCACCGTGTCGATCCGATCCGGGAGCAGGTAGGCGATCGGTTCGAGAATTTTCACTTGCCTCAAATACGTGATGCCGTGTTTCTGCAGCGTGAGCACATTGATGCCCAGATGGCTGGCCAGGGTCGCCGGGGGGAAAATGACGTGTATGCACCGCTGCAGATACGGGATGAGGTCGTAGGCAAAGCACGAACACAACCTGATGAAGCACTCGCGCTCGGTCGGTGCGAAGGCCTGCTGCTCCTGCCGGTAGAACCCGAGAATGCCACGGCAAACCTGCTCCAGCGACCCCTCCACCAGCTCCGTTACGCGCGTGGCCAGTGCGATGGGCGAGCAGAGGCGCAATTCGTTGAACACACTCAACAGTTCGTTGCAGTAGAGTGCGAGCGGTTCGAAGTCGAGCAGCATGTCCGGCGGTTGTACCGATCCGGCAGTATCTTCGGACGACGCACCAGCCCGGAGATCCTCCCGCTGCCGCTTGATCATGCTGGGCACTTTGTTGATCAGCGTGTAGCGTTCGATTTCACGCTCGAACTGTGCCGTCACGCGAACCATGGCCGCCCGGAACCCATCACCGATGACGCGCACGAACACGGGTGCCACCAGGGCTCGAAAGTCGACACCGACGCGACTAAACGATAGGCCAAAGT
This window harbors:
- the LOC131285328 gene encoding tyrosine-protein kinase-like otk gives rise to the protein MQSNDRRGFPKPAGWRWISMLLLLLLLSEFAFDTVRCEFQFTVTPQSRQVFEGEPVTFECRALFDDEIDFSWTLNGNPVPVYDRQEATEPQPRRIYQSGSNLHIRAVNGTLDRGSYVCLARAKASGARVASPAARLDIIAISPPVVQLLKHDSERGSISLKCHSALENVAGDGEEMHVEWYRNEMKLTKSPHIDLQRRKLHIKSASSKDNGVYSCVLSILSGTGSTRRLTLRSVKNYRLKLKPGTAYHGEGKIDCSKNRNLLLCRGKRGDRQLSLQPKPEPTNPDDESASFQSDEPPLPAPAQLQLATGATPAAGNASAAPFRIVLHPAATTVNESLSVALNCGFRPSGSDATGEGRGGFVLRWRKDGKVIRKWDNTGGDAMEDDTLDGTTESSSSSSMFRDDARIYIDRTNGSLVIGQTVAGDEGSYDCQITNNASDFLLTSMPAELQIISNLRFTPKPPTTKNLELGSVAKIHCKVQGRPTPTVHWTSGLDRGELPESIEDVNGTLVFRNVSAEHRGNYSCVATNSQGEIRATVSVNVVIAPKFEVAPEGSAQVAELGTVQFHCVATGDPRPTIQWDKDLQYLHAPAAQTNATAEEERYRILENGTLVLTEVHLEDEGRYGCTIGNSAGLKREEVHLIVRPADGIAMPEESPEDGFLITRAVLITMSVAFAYIILVVGLMIWCRHRRAARKARLNLGSSKENGGGDVDLKNCEIEPCLPDKSSAGAGENGTAGSSSGRGKKLKNGSAGGGKEQQHGGDKSDDTVNSNKSKKSSGSGGSLLEQLTVPRASVVDLLQIGKCDFGDVLIGKIRENDCRLPPPKESATQEPVTGDEVGPGGSAEVSTENERKSVGRKPSNEELNAIRPENDYKPVMVKALTKVKDEHCCSEFRRQLELFRTVSHRNVVQLFGLCRDKDPHYLLLEYTDWGDLKQFLLATSPNTPPNGTVDKKDASKPPPLNIPQILALAHQIGRGMDAIYKARIIHKDLATRNCIISSDFSAKISLPALARDKYSKEYCKHRNQLLPVRWMAPECFQEDDHSIKSDIFSFAVLVWELFTNAIELPQKDLTDEEVISGALTGKLEWKVAESTPEALHKILTSCWSANAKERPSFSQLVVAIGNCLQSEYPKEPSSD